CACGCAGTCGAGCAGGGCGTAGAGCAGGTAGTCCGGTCCAAGCTGGCGAAGCCTGCCGGATTTGCGGCGGATGCGTTCGCGCACGGGCTCGAACACGTCGCCGGGCTGCTCCTGGAAGGTCACCAGACAGCGGCCGGTGAGCACGCAGGACAGCTGTTCGGACAGGATGCGGTCCTGATCCTCGTTGATGGAGAGCATCTTCAAGGTGATGAAGACCATGTCCGGAGACTCGTCCATCTTGGGCCGGTGGCCGGTGTTGACGATGTCTTCGAGGATGAGCGGCGAGATGGAAAACGCCTTGCCCACACGCTCCATGACTTCGGGCACGTGCAGACCGTCCAAATTGAGCCAGGAGGTGGTCCCGCTGGTCAGGCAGGGCGCAAGCGCGTCCGCATCGGGGACGACTTCGTCCCGCAGGTTTTCCTGGTCATAGTCGATGATTTTCAGACGGGGGGCGTCGATCTTTTGCTGACCGACAAAGATGAGGGAACCCGGCGGTTTGCCCGCAGTCTGGTCGTATTTTCTCAGGAATCTGGCCATGGCTTCTCCGGTTTTTTCTTGTGGCGGCAAGGATCGTCGTGCACGCCGCCGTTGCCGGAAACTCCAAGTATGATATATCTTATCGACAACGGATGAAACCGTTTTTGCACCGGAAAAGTCATCAAGGGAGTATTTGCATGGTTTCCACGGATACGGCGGGTTGGCTGGTCAGGGTCCTTCTGGCGTTGGTTGTCGGAGTGGGCGCGTTCACGCTGATTCGTCTGTTCAAGGGCGGTCAGGCACGCCGCTGGCGCGACCTGCGCGAGTTGTTGTCACGGTCCATGAAGCGGCGGGTGGTCCTGTTTCTGACGGTCTTCGCCTCGGTGGTGGCCCTGTCCATCCTGGCTGCGCCGTCCCAGTTGCCGACCGGCTGGTCCGGCCCGGCGGTGACGGCCATGAATACGGCCTGGGTTCTCCTGGCGGCCTGGGCGGCGACACTGTTCATGTCCGCCATGACAGGTCTGGTCCGCTGGCGTTACGACATGGATGTGGAGGACAACCTGGGCGCGCGCGAGGTCCAGACCAAGGTGCGCATCCTGAACCGGATCATCGTGGTCATGATCTGGTTTGCGGCCGCAGCCGCCATTCTGATGCAATTCGAGCGGTTTCGCCTGCTGGGCGGGACCATGCTGGCTTCTGCAGGTGTCTTGAGTATCGTGCTCGGTATTTCCGCCCAGAAGACCTTCGGGGCGATCATCGCGGGTATCCAGATCGCCCTGGCCCATCCCATCAATCTGGACGACGTGGTCATCGTCGAGGGCGAGTGGGGGCGGATCGAAGAAATCTCCTTCACCTACGTGGTCGTACGCCTATGGGATATGCGCCGGTTGGTGGTGCCGATCACCTATTTCACGGAAACCGTGTTCCAGAACTGGACCAAGAAATCGGCCGAGATCATCGGCTCGGTCTTTTGGCAGGTGGATTACAACACCCCGCTGGAGCCGCTGCGCGCCGAGCTCGTCCGGCTGTGTGAAAACTCCAAAGGGTTGTGGAACGGGAAGACCTGCGTGCTCCAGGTGACCGACGCCGGGGTCGACTCCATGACCCTGCGGGCCATAGTGAGCGCGCCGGACGCGTCCAAGGCGTGGGACCTGCGTTGTCTGGTGC
The sequence above is a segment of the uncultured Pseudodesulfovibrio sp. genome. Coding sequences within it:
- a CDS encoding mechanosensitive ion channel domain-containing protein produces the protein MVSTDTAGWLVRVLLALVVGVGAFTLIRLFKGGQARRWRDLRELLSRSMKRRVVLFLTVFASVVALSILAAPSQLPTGWSGPAVTAMNTAWVLLAAWAATLFMSAMTGLVRWRYDMDVEDNLGAREVQTKVRILNRIIVVMIWFAAAAAILMQFERFRLLGGTMLASAGVLSIVLGISAQKTFGAIIAGIQIALAHPINLDDVVIVEGEWGRIEEISFTYVVVRLWDMRRLVVPITYFTETVFQNWTKKSAEIIGSVFWQVDYNTPLEPLRAELVRLCENSKGLWNGKTCVLQVTDAGVDSMTLRAIVSAPDASKAWDLRCLVREGLITFLKDHYPECLPKRRLLLQESVAEGDSKA
- the corA gene encoding magnesium/cobalt transporter CorA; its protein translation is MARFLRKYDQTAGKPPGSLIFVGQQKIDAPRLKIIDYDQENLRDEVVPDADALAPCLTSGTTSWLNLDGLHVPEVMERVGKAFSISPLILEDIVNTGHRPKMDESPDMVFITLKMLSINEDQDRILSEQLSCVLTGRCLVTFQEQPGDVFEPVRERIRRKSGRLRQLGPDYLLYALLDCVFEHYLKVVEILGERIEAFDEELLDDPSPDLLEEINGYRREMAFVRRAVRPAREIALKLVKTENELISEEINPYLRDLADMAEQVAEAVEIYREMLNDHLNSYNMAVANRLNDVMKFLTIFATIFIPLSFMAGVYGMNFDFMPELKLRYGYFLLLGGMACVAVGMLLYFKKRKWI